One Micromonospora eburnea genomic region harbors:
- a CDS encoding M1 family metallopeptidase — translation MVLALRGGRRRLGLLVSGTLLLAGCGSTGVERPDPGTTQPTPISTRSFAPGAAGAGDPYFPSYGNGGYDVAHYTVQIRYDPGKNRLTGTTTLRATATGDLSAFNLDLAGLTVRSVTVNGARASHARTDDELVVTPATGLTAGNGFVAEIRYDGEPAALDNTVLGGGGWLHTSDGAIALGQPESASTWFPVNDHPSDKATYDFEITVPKGLTAVSNGVPKGRTTKGNWTTWTWSEGSPMASYLTTVVIGKFRVTTGEHKGRPVYSAVTTKVAEGAPDRSIARTTEVADYLESVFGPYPFEAYGGVVVADDRIGYALEAQSRPVYAASFFRQGDNTGVVAHELAHQWFGNSVSLQKWQDIWLNEGLATYAEWLWAEHTGQSTVQHTFEQKYATATGQVWRTPPGKPGVANLFSRSVYDRGGMAVHALRVAVGDADFFAILRTWAAEKRNGNATTAEFVAHAERISHKKLGKVFDAWLYGTDRPAAPKAL, via the coding sequence ATGGTGCTGGCGCTGCGAGGCGGACGACGACGGCTGGGGCTGCTGGTCTCCGGCACGCTGCTGCTCGCCGGCTGCGGCTCGACCGGCGTGGAGCGACCCGACCCGGGGACGACGCAGCCCACGCCGATCAGCACCCGGAGCTTCGCGCCCGGCGCGGCCGGGGCCGGCGACCCGTACTTCCCGAGCTACGGCAACGGCGGCTACGACGTCGCCCACTACACCGTCCAGATCCGCTACGACCCGGGGAAGAACCGGCTCACCGGCACCACCACGCTGCGGGCCACCGCGACCGGTGACCTCTCCGCGTTCAACCTGGACCTGGCCGGGCTGACCGTGCGGTCGGTCACCGTGAACGGGGCCCGGGCCAGCCACGCGCGCACCGACGACGAACTGGTCGTCACCCCGGCCACCGGCCTCACCGCCGGCAACGGCTTCGTCGCCGAGATCCGGTACGACGGCGAGCCGGCGGCGCTGGACAACACCGTGCTCGGCGGGGGCGGCTGGCTGCACACCTCGGACGGGGCGATCGCGCTCGGCCAGCCCGAGTCGGCGAGCACCTGGTTCCCGGTCAACGACCACCCGTCCGACAAGGCCACCTACGACTTCGAGATCACCGTGCCGAAGGGGCTCACCGCGGTCAGCAACGGTGTCCCGAAGGGGCGGACCACCAAGGGCAACTGGACCACCTGGACCTGGTCGGAGGGCTCCCCGATGGCCAGCTATCTGACCACCGTGGTGATCGGGAAGTTCCGGGTGACCACTGGGGAACACAAGGGACGGCCGGTGTACAGCGCGGTCACCACGAAGGTGGCCGAGGGCGCCCCGGACCGGTCGATCGCCCGGACCACCGAGGTCGCCGACTACCTGGAGAGCGTCTTCGGGCCGTACCCGTTCGAGGCGTACGGCGGCGTGGTGGTCGCCGACGACCGGATCGGGTACGCGCTGGAGGCGCAGAGCCGTCCGGTCTACGCGGCCAGCTTCTTCCGCCAGGGCGACAACACCGGGGTGGTCGCGCACGAACTGGCCCACCAGTGGTTCGGCAACAGCGTGTCGTTGCAGAAGTGGCAGGACATCTGGCTCAACGAGGGCCTGGCCACGTACGCCGAGTGGCTGTGGGCCGAGCACACCGGCCAGTCCACCGTGCAGCACACCTTCGAGCAGAAGTACGCCACCGCGACGGGGCAGGTCTGGCGTACGCCGCCGGGGAAACCGGGGGTGGCGAACCTGTTCAGCCGCTCGGTGTACGACCGGGGCGGGATGGCCGTGCACGCGCTCCGGGTGGCCGTCGGGGACGCCGACTTCTTCGCCATCCTGCGGACCTGGGCGGCGGAGAAGAGGAACGGCAACGCCACCACGGCCGAGTTCGTGGCCCACGCGGAGCGGATCTCGCACAAGAAGCTCGGCAAGGTCTTCGACGCCTGGCTCTACGGCACCGACCGCCCTGCCGCCCCCAAGGCGCTGTAA
- a CDS encoding NUDIX hydrolase, producing the protein MEERRRIGAYGVLRDERGRVLLARGSAGCPYPGVWQLPGGGIEHAEHPEHAVVREFAEETGLAVAVAAIRAAVADVAVFRDAGVAVHTDRLVFDVEARGGALRPEPAGGSDELGWFTPDEAAGLRLMPFTAELLGIPVLPLPADLPRALPPAPAAVDRRQRFAAYGMVTDPVGRVLLTMIADGYPGAGLWHLPGGGTDHGEQPAAGLLRELVEEAGQLGRVVDLLAVDNLHNPAALGPEGRPLDWHGVRVIYRVRVDAPTEAVVTELAGGSTARAAWFASEQVSDLPMTGVAALATGCRGR; encoded by the coding sequence GTGGAGGAGCGGCGGCGGATCGGGGCGTACGGAGTGCTGCGGGACGAGCGCGGGCGGGTGCTGCTGGCCCGCGGGTCGGCCGGGTGCCCGTACCCGGGGGTGTGGCAGCTGCCCGGTGGCGGCATCGAGCACGCGGAGCACCCGGAGCATGCCGTGGTACGCGAGTTCGCCGAGGAGACCGGGCTCGCCGTCGCGGTGGCCGCGATCCGGGCCGCCGTCGCGGACGTGGCCGTCTTCCGGGACGCGGGCGTCGCGGTGCACACCGACCGGCTGGTCTTCGACGTCGAGGCGCGTGGCGGCGCGCTCCGCCCCGAGCCGGCCGGGGGCAGCGACGAACTGGGCTGGTTCACGCCGGACGAGGCGGCCGGCCTGCGGCTGATGCCGTTCACCGCCGAGCTGCTCGGCATTCCCGTCCTCCCCCTGCCGGCCGACCTGCCCCGGGCCCTGCCGCCCGCCCCGGCCGCCGTCGACCGCCGGCAGCGCTTCGCCGCGTACGGGATGGTCACCGATCCGGTCGGGCGGGTGCTGCTCACCATGATCGCCGACGGGTATCCGGGGGCCGGGCTCTGGCACCTGCCTGGCGGTGGCACCGATCACGGCGAGCAGCCGGCGGCCGGGCTGCTGCGCGAGCTGGTGGAGGAGGCCGGCCAGCTCGGCCGGGTGGTCGACCTGCTGGCCGTGGACAACCTGCACAATCCCGCCGCGCTCGGCCCGGAGGGGCGACCGCTGGACTGGCACGGCGTCCGGGTGATCTACCGGGTACGCGTCGACGCCCCGACCGAGGCGGTGGTGACCGAACTCGCGGGCGGCTCCACCGCCCGGGCCGCCTGGTTCGCATCGGAGCAGGTCAGCGACCTGCCGATGACCGGGGTGGCGGCCCTGGCAACCGGGTGCCGGGGCAGGTGA
- a CDS encoding PspC domain-containing protein, whose protein sequence is MTYPSTPQAPYKQLRRPVTDRMVAGVSSGLGRYFAVDPTLVRVGFAIATIFTGGLAALAYLVMWFLMPEEPSGAPAWPHPPGTTPGWPPVPPTAPMPQPAATQPGPTPPATPTAEAGPAAQPPTPPAAA, encoded by the coding sequence ATGACCTACCCCAGCACCCCTCAGGCCCCGTACAAGCAACTCCGCCGGCCCGTCACCGACCGTATGGTCGCCGGTGTGTCCAGCGGCCTCGGCCGCTACTTCGCGGTCGATCCCACCCTGGTCCGGGTCGGCTTCGCCATCGCCACCATCTTCACCGGTGGGCTCGCCGCGCTGGCGTACCTGGTCATGTGGTTCCTGATGCCCGAGGAGCCGAGCGGCGCACCCGCGTGGCCGCACCCGCCCGGCACCACCCCCGGCTGGCCCCCGGTCCCGCCGACCGCGCCGATGCCGCAGCCGGCGGCCACCCAGCCGGGACCGACCCCGCCGGCCACGCCCACGGCGGAGGCCGGGCCGGCGGCTCAGCCGCCGACCCCGCCCGCGGCGGCCTGA
- a CDS encoding M1 family metallopeptidase yields MRGRGWRTAGVVLGVAVLGAGCTGDHDGRFRAGAGDVGDPYVRGAGNAGYDVDHYALKVRYDPAGKRLTGQATVAATATSGLSRFNLDLAGLTVDRVRVDSAPAKHRRDGNELVVTPAHGLPAGKRFTVEVAYGGVPRPLSSELGDGGFQATGDGAIALGQPQSASTWFPVNDHPSDKATYDVEVTVPDGLAALSNGVPGGRTSQDGWTTWRWSEGSPMASYLATLVIGHYRVSTGTHAGKPLVTAVAAGLPPDGPAAAALARTGEIADFLADRFGPYPFDAYGGIAVADERISYALETQTRPVYGPGFFRDGRPNTEVVAHELAHQWFGDSVSLSRWRDIWLNEGFATYAEWLWNEHDGVRSAARAFADRYAVTDWTKPSVDPGRAAMFGDAVYQRGALAVHALRRAVGDETFFRILRGWLAERRDATATTADFVGYAERVAGRPLRPLFDAWLAGATAPALP; encoded by the coding sequence GTGCGGGGGCGGGGGTGGCGTACGGCGGGGGTGGTGTTGGGTGTCGCCGTGCTGGGCGCGGGGTGCACCGGGGACCACGACGGGCGGTTTCGGGCCGGGGCGGGGGATGTCGGTGACCCGTACGTGCGGGGGGCCGGCAACGCCGGCTACGACGTCGACCACTACGCGCTGAAGGTCCGCTACGACCCGGCCGGCAAACGGCTCACCGGCCAGGCCACCGTCGCCGCCACCGCCACCAGCGGTCTGTCCCGGTTCAACCTCGACCTCGCCGGCCTCACCGTCGACCGGGTACGCGTCGACAGCGCCCCGGCGAAACACCGGCGTGACGGTAACGAGCTGGTGGTCACCCCGGCGCACGGCCTGCCGGCGGGGAAGCGGTTCACCGTCGAGGTGGCGTACGGCGGCGTGCCGCGACCGCTCTCCAGCGAACTCGGCGACGGCGGCTTCCAGGCCACCGGGGACGGGGCGATCGCGCTCGGCCAGCCCCAGTCGGCGAGCACCTGGTTCCCGGTCAACGACCACCCCTCCGACAAGGCCACCTACGACGTCGAGGTGACCGTCCCGGACGGGCTCGCCGCGCTGAGCAACGGGGTGCCCGGGGGACGGACCAGCCAGGACGGCTGGACCACCTGGCGCTGGTCCGAGGGCTCCCCGATGGCCAGCTACCTGGCCACCCTGGTGATCGGCCACTACCGGGTCTCGACCGGTACGCACGCCGGGAAACCACTGGTCACCGCGGTCGCCGCCGGGCTGCCGCCGGACGGGCCGGCGGCTGCCGCGCTGGCGCGTACCGGCGAGATCGCCGACTTCCTGGCCGACCGCTTCGGGCCGTACCCGTTCGACGCGTACGGCGGGATCGCGGTCGCCGACGAGCGCATCTCGTACGCGCTGGAGACGCAGACCCGCCCGGTCTACGGGCCGGGCTTCTTCCGCGACGGCCGGCCGAACACGGAGGTGGTCGCGCACGAGCTGGCCCACCAGTGGTTCGGCGACAGCGTCTCGCTGTCCCGGTGGCGCGACATCTGGCTCAACGAGGGCTTCGCCACGTACGCGGAATGGCTCTGGAACGAGCACGACGGCGTCCGCAGCGCGGCGCGGGCCTTCGCCGACCGGTACGCGGTGACCGACTGGACGAAGCCGTCGGTGGACCCGGGCCGGGCGGCGATGTTCGGCGACGCGGTCTACCAGCGAGGCGCACTGGCCGTGCACGCGCTACGCCGCGCGGTCGGCGACGAGACCTTCTTCCGGATCCTGCGCGGGTGGCTGGCCGAGCGGCGGGACGCTACCGCCACCACCGCGGACTTCGTCGGGTACGCCGAGCGGGTCGCCGGCCGCCCGCTACGCCCGCTGTTCGACGCCTGGCTGGCCGGCGCCACCGCGCCCGCCCTGCCGTGA
- a CDS encoding CDP-alcohol phosphatidyltransferase family protein yields the protein MRRSSTFARQVLLVRVGRRDAGTAPATDLVAPDHRRTDRQRLRYGRLDSEVEAVMPVSPALAPAAVADEAPAMSIPLLPGERSAARRAKFALVNACTLSSVMLGMLAIFLAMGGQVRTAALCLIACVAFDGLDGALARKLGVASPFGAQMDSLADMCSFGIAAPVVVYASLAGSVRPAAAAVACALVAACAAIRLARFNVSPKDGRFFSGVPTTMAAAVLALTVAIGVPVSGRVLVGGVALLAFAMVSSFPYAKLARLVKLPPWLWLAPVVGALVDIRLTFALVVLGYLASGPLLWLHQRRTA from the coding sequence TTGCGCCGCAGCAGTACATTCGCCCGCCAGGTGCTGCTGGTCCGGGTGGGCCGGCGGGATGCCGGTACGGCACCCGCGACCGACCTGGTCGCCCCCGACCACCGCCGGACCGATCGCCAGCGTCTTCGCTACGGTCGACTCGATTCGGAGGTCGAGGCGGTGATGCCGGTCAGCCCGGCCCTGGCCCCCGCGGCGGTGGCCGACGAGGCGCCGGCGATGTCGATCCCCCTGCTGCCCGGCGAGCGCAGCGCCGCTCGTCGAGCAAAGTTCGCCCTGGTCAACGCCTGCACCCTGAGCAGCGTGATGCTCGGCATGTTGGCGATCTTCCTGGCCATGGGGGGCCAGGTCCGCACGGCGGCGCTCTGCCTGATCGCTTGCGTCGCGTTCGACGGGCTGGACGGCGCGCTCGCCCGCAAGCTCGGGGTGGCCAGCCCGTTCGGTGCCCAGATGGACTCGCTGGCCGACATGTGCTCGTTCGGCATCGCCGCCCCGGTGGTGGTCTACGCCTCACTCGCCGGTTCGGTCCGGCCGGCGGCGGCCGCGGTCGCCTGCGCCCTGGTCGCGGCCTGCGCCGCGATCCGGCTCGCCCGGTTCAACGTCTCACCGAAGGACGGCCGGTTCTTCTCCGGCGTACCGACCACCATGGCGGCGGCCGTGCTGGCCCTGACCGTGGCGATCGGGGTGCCGGTCTCCGGCCGGGTGCTGGTCGGCGGGGTGGCGCTGCTCGCCTTCGCCATGGTCTCCAGCTTCCCGTACGCGAAGCTCGCCCGGCTGGTGAAGCTGCCGCCGTGGCTCTGGCTCGCCCCGGTGGTCGGCGCGCTGGTCGACATCCGGCTCACCTTCGCCCTCGTGGTGCTGGGCTACCTGGCCAGCGGCCCGTTGCTGTGGCTGCACCAGCGCCGCACCGCCTGA
- a CDS encoding NUDIX domain-containing protein, protein MTTSLEPLRRIAAYAVCADSDDRVLLVRASGRSGTPGTWSLPGGAVDHGEDPNHTVVRETAAETGLSVAVSGLQDVIADMRALPERGITIHTDRLLYTVSVRGGTLTDRVDRPTDLARWVSLDEARELPLRSFTARALGLPSATADVVPEEVPEFPSFYAVPGPDGLHRAQRFAAYAVVTDPEERVLLTRVSDGYPGAGCWHLPGGGTDYGEQPGAALIRELVEETGQTGRLVELLGVASHRDAASLGPEGYPIDWHGVRAFYRVVVDQPAPPTVADVGGSTCEARWFRREELGALPTDRLTEVTAEAVQAAQLI, encoded by the coding sequence GTGACCACCTCGCTGGAGCCGCTGCGCAGGATCGCGGCATACGCAGTTTGTGCCGATTCAGACGACCGAGTGTTGCTGGTTCGCGCATCGGGGCGCTCCGGCACACCCGGCACCTGGTCCCTGCCGGGCGGGGCGGTCGACCACGGTGAGGACCCGAACCACACCGTCGTCCGGGAGACCGCGGCGGAGACCGGCCTCTCGGTGGCGGTCTCCGGCCTTCAGGACGTGATCGCCGACATGCGGGCGCTGCCCGAGCGCGGCATCACCATCCACACCGATCGCCTGCTCTACACGGTCTCGGTGCGCGGCGGGACGCTCACCGACCGGGTGGACCGCCCGACCGACCTGGCACGCTGGGTCAGCCTGGACGAGGCCCGGGAACTGCCGCTGCGGTCGTTCACCGCGCGCGCCCTGGGCCTGCCCTCCGCCACCGCCGACGTGGTGCCGGAAGAGGTCCCGGAGTTCCCCTCGTTCTACGCGGTCCCCGGCCCGGACGGGCTGCACCGGGCGCAGCGCTTCGCCGCGTACGCGGTGGTGACCGACCCGGAGGAGCGGGTGCTGCTCACCCGGGTCTCCGACGGCTATCCGGGCGCCGGGTGCTGGCACCTGCCCGGTGGCGGCACCGACTACGGCGAGCAGCCGGGCGCCGCGTTGATCCGTGAGCTGGTCGAGGAGACCGGGCAGACCGGCCGCCTGGTCGAGCTGCTCGGCGTGGCCAGCCACCGGGACGCCGCCTCGCTCGGTCCGGAGGGCTATCCGATCGACTGGCACGGCGTACGCGCCTTCTACCGGGTGGTCGTCGACCAGCCGGCCCCGCCCACGGTGGCGGACGTCGGCGGCTCCACCTGCGAGGCCCGCTGGTTCCGCCGGGAGGAGCTCGGCGCCCTCCCCACCGACCGCCTGACCGAGGTGACGGCCGAAGCCGTCCAGGCCGCCCAACTCATCTGA
- the guaA gene encoding glutamine-hydrolyzing GMP synthase, translated as MSTPRPVLVVDFGAQYAQLIARRVREARVYSEIVPHSMPVSEMLAKNPAAIILSGGPASVYAPDAPQFDAGMFDAGVPVFGICYGFQAMAQALGGTVARTGNREYGGTPLHARPEAGVLLRDLPDDLPVWMSHGDCVTEAPAGFTVTAESAGAPVAAFEDLTGRRAGVQFHPEVGHTAHGQEMLTRFLYDIAGIEPTWTPENIIDEQVARIREQVGDKEVICALSGGVDSSVAAALVHKAVGDQLTCVFVDHGLLRAGEAEQVEKDYVAATGIRLKVVDARERFLAALAGVTDPEQKRKIIGREFIRVFEAAAREIVSHGDVEFLVQGTLYPDVVESGGGTGTANIKSHHNVGGLPEDLRFALVEPLRTLFKDEVRALGLQLGLPEAMVWRHPFPGPGLAIRIVGAVDEERLAVLRKADLIARQELSAAGLDRDVWQFPVVLLADVRSVGVQGDGRSYGHPVVLRPVSSEDAMTADWSRLPYDVIARISTRITNEVAEVNRVVLDVTSKPPGTIEWE; from the coding sequence ATGAGCACCCCTCGCCCCGTCCTCGTAGTGGACTTCGGAGCCCAGTACGCCCAGCTCATCGCGCGCCGCGTACGTGAGGCGAGGGTCTACTCGGAAATCGTCCCGCATTCCATGCCGGTGTCCGAGATGCTGGCGAAGAATCCGGCCGCGATCATCCTCTCCGGCGGCCCGGCCAGCGTCTACGCGCCGGACGCCCCGCAGTTCGACGCCGGCATGTTCGACGCCGGTGTCCCGGTTTTCGGCATCTGCTACGGCTTCCAGGCGATGGCCCAGGCGCTGGGCGGCACGGTGGCCCGGACCGGTAACCGGGAGTACGGCGGCACCCCGCTGCACGCCCGCCCGGAGGCCGGCGTGCTGCTCCGCGACCTTCCGGACGACCTGCCGGTGTGGATGAGCCACGGCGACTGCGTCACCGAGGCGCCGGCCGGTTTCACGGTCACCGCCGAGTCGGCCGGCGCGCCGGTCGCCGCGTTCGAGGACCTGACCGGCCGGCGGGCCGGCGTGCAGTTCCACCCGGAGGTCGGGCACACCGCCCACGGGCAGGAGATGCTCACCCGTTTCCTCTACGACATCGCCGGCATCGAGCCGACCTGGACGCCCGAGAACATCATCGACGAGCAGGTGGCCCGGATCCGGGAGCAGGTCGGCGACAAGGAGGTCATCTGCGCGCTGAGCGGCGGCGTCGACTCCTCGGTCGCCGCGGCGCTGGTGCACAAGGCGGTCGGCGACCAGCTCACCTGCGTCTTCGTCGACCACGGCCTGCTCCGCGCCGGTGAGGCCGAGCAGGTGGAGAAGGACTACGTCGCGGCCACCGGCATCAGGCTCAAGGTGGTCGACGCCCGGGAGCGCTTCCTCGCCGCCCTGGCCGGGGTGACCGACCCCGAGCAGAAGCGCAAGATCATTGGGCGGGAGTTCATCCGGGTCTTCGAGGCCGCCGCCCGGGAGATCGTCTCGCACGGCGACGTCGAGTTCCTGGTGCAGGGCACCCTCTACCCGGACGTGGTCGAGTCCGGTGGCGGCACCGGCACCGCCAACATCAAGAGCCACCACAACGTCGGCGGCCTGCCGGAGGACCTGAGGTTCGCCCTGGTCGAGCCGCTGCGTACGCTCTTCAAGGACGAGGTCCGTGCGCTCGGCCTCCAGCTCGGGCTGCCCGAGGCGATGGTCTGGCGGCACCCGTTCCCCGGGCCGGGGCTGGCCATCCGGATCGTCGGCGCGGTCGACGAGGAGCGGCTCGCCGTGCTCCGTAAGGCCGACCTGATCGCCCGGCAGGAGTTGTCCGCCGCCGGCCTGGACCGGGATGTCTGGCAGTTCCCGGTGGTGCTCCTGGCCGACGTGCGCAGCGTCGGCGTGCAGGGCGACGGGCGCAGCTACGGGCATCCCGTGGTGCTGCGCCCGGTCTCCAGCGAGGACGCGATGACCGCCGACTGGTCCCGGCTGCCCTACGACGTGATCGCCCGGATCTCCACCCGGATCACCAACGAGGTGGCCGAGGTCAACCGGGTGGTCCTGGACGTGACCAGCAAGCCGCCGGGCACCATCGAGTGGGAGTGA
- a CDS encoding LCP family protein: MTGARPRRRWLLGLAALVAVLLVAAGAVVLARLASQPGPEGSPGPVAAPTSPTGAPTPTPASPTPPPGADLTGPLNLLLVGVDTRVSVPGWEPHADAVLVLHVPAGLDRAYLFSLPRDLVVDIPAYPKAGYPGGRTKLTHAMSYGSRVPGDKGHPSTAQGYELLRTTVSKYTGLRIDAGAVITFGGFDKLVDTLGGVDLYVDQRVASIHRRPDGRMRNLTGSTYTGPQMVYEKGNRHLTGWQALDYARQRYTAGGDYTRQRHQQQLIRALARKILDQGLARDPAQVEQVADALGDTLVYVGGGRRLVEFAYALGGLSADAFVLVGLPGDAVGSGGSYRGEQLLPVGRQFLTALRDSTADTFLAAHPKLRVQT; the protein is encoded by the coding sequence ATGACCGGCGCGAGGCCGAGACGACGGTGGCTGCTGGGGCTGGCCGCCCTGGTCGCCGTACTGCTGGTCGCCGCCGGCGCGGTAGTGCTCGCCCGGCTGGCCTCCCAACCGGGCCCCGAGGGGTCCCCGGGCCCGGTCGCCGCACCCACCTCGCCCACCGGCGCGCCCACCCCGACCCCGGCCAGCCCCACCCCGCCGCCGGGGGCCGACCTCACCGGTCCGCTGAACCTGCTGCTGGTCGGGGTGGACACCCGGGTCAGCGTGCCGGGCTGGGAGCCGCACGCCGACGCGGTGCTGGTGCTGCACGTGCCGGCCGGGCTGGACCGCGCGTACCTCTTCTCCCTGCCCCGCGACCTGGTGGTGGACATCCCGGCCTACCCGAAGGCCGGCTACCCGGGCGGCCGGACCAAGCTGACCCACGCGATGAGCTACGGCAGCCGGGTGCCCGGCGACAAGGGTCACCCCAGCACGGCCCAGGGGTACGAGCTGTTGCGCACCACGGTCAGCAAGTACACCGGCCTGCGCATCGACGCGGGCGCGGTGATCACCTTCGGCGGCTTCGACAAGCTGGTCGACACCCTCGGCGGCGTGGACCTCTACGTCGACCAGCGGGTCGCCTCGATCCACCGCCGTCCCGACGGGCGGATGAGGAACCTGACCGGCAGCACCTACACCGGACCGCAGATGGTCTACGAGAAGGGCAACCGGCACCTGACCGGCTGGCAGGCGCTGGACTACGCGCGGCAGCGCTACACGGCCGGCGGCGACTACACCCGGCAGCGCCACCAGCAGCAACTGATCCGGGCGCTGGCCCGGAAGATCCTCGACCAGGGGCTGGCCCGGGACCCGGCCCAGGTCGAGCAGGTGGCGGACGCCCTCGGCGACACCCTGGTGTACGTCGGTGGCGGACGCCGGCTGGTGGAATTCGCGTACGCCCTGGGCGGACTCTCCGCGGACGCCTTCGTCCTGGTCGGGCTCCCCGGCGACGCGGTCGGCAGCGGCGGCTCCTACCGGGGCGAGCAGCTCCTGCCGGTGGGCCGGCAGTTCCTCACCGCCCTACGCGACTCCACCGCCGACACCTTCCTGGCCGCGCACCCGAAGCTGCGCGTGCAGACCTGA
- a CDS encoding FAD-dependent oxidoreductase, which translates to MRYDVVVVGSGFGGSVTALRLAEKGYTVGVLEAGRRFADDEFPETSWRVRRFLWAPRLGCYGLQRIDLLRSADRQAGGGVLVLSGAGVGGGSLVYANTLYEPLDAFYADPQWRDITDWRDELARHYDQAKRMLGVTTYPIVTGADRAMRAVAERMGVGHTFHATPVGVHIGRPGERVADPYFGGAGPDRAGCTHCGSCMTGCRYGAKNTLVKNYLWLAERLGARVHPLTTVTAVRPATDGGYAVHTERTGAWLRRRRQVIHADQVVFAAGALGTQRLLHEMRATGALPGLSPRLGELTRTNSEAILGASVAPRQARRRGLDLTEGVAITSSFHPDPQTHIEPVRYGRGSNAMGLLQSLLVDGGPHRAWRWLGSILRQPGLAARMLSVRGWSERTVIALVMQSVDNSLTTRLRRGVFGRRLVSGPGHGVPSPTWIPAGNQAARLLAEEIGGTPGGALTEPFNIPMTAHILGGAVIGATPERGVIDPYHRVYGHPGLHVVDGAAVSANLGVNPSLTITAQAERAMSYWPNRGEKDPRPPLGSAYRRLAPVAPRHPAVPGHAPAALR; encoded by the coding sequence ATGCGGTACGACGTGGTCGTCGTCGGGTCCGGCTTCGGTGGCAGTGTCACCGCGCTCCGCCTGGCCGAGAAGGGCTACACCGTCGGCGTTCTGGAGGCCGGCCGGCGTTTCGCCGACGACGAGTTTCCGGAGACGTCCTGGCGGGTCCGGCGCTTCCTGTGGGCCCCGAGGCTCGGCTGTTACGGCCTCCAGCGGATCGACCTGCTGCGCTCGGCCGACCGGCAGGCGGGCGGCGGTGTCCTGGTGCTCTCCGGGGCGGGGGTGGGCGGTGGCTCCCTGGTCTACGCGAACACCCTCTACGAGCCCCTCGACGCGTTCTACGCCGACCCGCAGTGGCGGGACATCACCGACTGGCGCGACGAACTGGCCCGCCACTACGACCAGGCGAAGCGGATGCTCGGCGTCACCACGTACCCGATCGTCACCGGCGCGGACCGGGCGATGCGGGCGGTGGCCGAGCGGATGGGGGTGGGGCACACCTTCCACGCCACCCCGGTTGGCGTGCACATCGGCCGGCCCGGCGAGCGGGTGGCCGACCCGTACTTCGGCGGGGCCGGGCCGGACCGCGCCGGGTGCACCCACTGCGGCTCGTGCATGACCGGTTGCCGGTACGGCGCGAAGAACACCCTGGTCAAGAACTACCTCTGGCTGGCCGAGCGGCTGGGTGCCCGGGTGCATCCGCTGACCACGGTGACCGCGGTACGGCCGGCTACCGACGGCGGGTACGCGGTGCACACCGAACGCACCGGAGCCTGGCTGCGCCGGCGGCGCCAGGTGATCCACGCCGACCAGGTGGTCTTCGCGGCCGGTGCGCTGGGCACCCAACGGCTGCTGCACGAGATGCGGGCCACCGGTGCGCTGCCCGGGCTGTCGCCCCGGCTCGGCGAGCTGACCCGGACCAACTCGGAGGCGATCCTCGGCGCCTCGGTCGCCCCCCGTCAGGCCCGGCGGCGCGGGCTCGACCTCACCGAGGGGGTGGCGATCACCAGCTCCTTCCACCCGGATCCGCAGACCCACATCGAGCCGGTCCGTTACGGCCGGGGCTCGAACGCGATGGGCCTGCTCCAGTCGCTGCTGGTCGACGGCGGCCCGCACCGGGCCTGGCGCTGGCTGGGCAGCATCCTCCGGCAGCCCGGGCTCGCGGCCCGGATGCTCTCCGTCCGCGGCTGGTCCGAGCGGACCGTGATCGCCCTGGTCATGCAGTCGGTGGACAACTCGCTCACCACCCGGCTCCGGCGGGGCGTGTTCGGTCGGCGGCTGGTCTCCGGCCCCGGGCACGGCGTGCCCAGCCCGACCTGGATTCCGGCCGGCAACCAGGCCGCCCGGCTGCTCGCCGAGGAGATCGGCGGTACGCCGGGCGGCGCGCTCACCGAGCCGTTCAACATCCCGATGACCGCGCACATCCTCGGCGGCGCGGTGATCGGGGCCACCCCGGAGCGCGGGGTGATCGACCCGTACCACCGGGTCTACGGGCACCCGGGGCTGCACGTGGTGGACGGCGCGGCGGTGTCGGCCAACCTCGGGGTCAACCCGTCGCTGACCATCACCGCCCAGGCCGAGCGGGCCATGTCGTACTGGCCCAATCGGGGCGAGAAGGACCCACGCCCGCCGCTCGGGTCGGCGTACCGGCGCCTGGCCCCGGTCGCCCCGCGCCATCCCGCCGTCCCCGGGCACGCCCCCGCCGCGCTGCGTTAG